Proteins encoded together in one Syntrophorhabdaceae bacterium window:
- a CDS encoding aldehyde ferredoxin oxidoreductase family protein yields the protein MKGFFNKILIIDVTEKTTKTEEITDRVYERYLGGKGLGAYLMHKFNKQGIDPLSPDNHLIITTGPVNDTGIWGSSRYAVITKSPQTGFFSHSYSGGNVAEYIGRTGYDAVVIKGKSPEPVYLEINDKTVVFHNAEKLWGTDTYNAESYIRDELKRKDMGILVIGPAGERLVYFANMVNNKWRCAGRTGVGAVMGSKNIKAVVFYGNEKRQVAHPHETLRFHNEWKKRVNDYPSSHSYKRIGTPGLVSIINHLEAFPSRYWYDGSLDGWEAISGETLHSDFSVKPKACYMCLLACSRYTEVRQGRYKGLRIEGPEYETIFAFGGLCLIKNLEDIIFINDLCDRLGIDTISAGNLCAFAIEASKRGRIKERLEYGDTERIIKLLQDIGACQGIGGVLAKGIAHAAKEWDMEDIAIHVKGMDLPGYDPRYFKGMGLAYATSDRGACHLRSTFFRAEASGMIPPDAVEGKARLFIDFEDRLNLHDCLIVCRFYRDLYGWDELSRIIRITTGMDLDKQGLMEIASHVQDATRLFNIREGMTRKDDSLPNRFFRESIGSGKAIISQEELEYMKDDYYSLRGWDSQGKPSGTIE from the coding sequence ATGAAAGGTTTTTTTAATAAGATACTTATCATTGATGTCACAGAGAAGACAACTAAAACAGAGGAAATAACCGATAGGGTATACGAGAGATACTTAGGGGGCAAGGGTTTAGGTGCATATCTTATGCATAAATTTAATAAACAGGGAATAGACCCTCTTTCACCGGATAATCACCTTATCATTACTACAGGGCCGGTAAATGATACAGGAATATGGGGCTCAAGCAGATATGCCGTGATAACCAAGAGCCCGCAGACAGGGTTTTTTTCACACTCCTATTCAGGCGGTAATGTGGCAGAATATATTGGAAGGACAGGATACGATGCCGTTGTCATAAAAGGAAAGAGTCCTGAACCGGTCTATCTGGAGATAAACGATAAGACAGTGGTATTTCATAATGCAGAGAAACTATGGGGCACCGACACGTATAATGCCGAGTCTTATATAAGAGATGAACTCAAAAGAAAGGATATGGGTATCCTGGTTATCGGCCCTGCAGGCGAGAGGCTTGTTTATTTTGCCAATATGGTGAATAACAAATGGAGGTGTGCAGGCAGGACCGGTGTGGGCGCTGTGATGGGTTCTAAGAATATCAAGGCAGTGGTATTCTACGGTAATGAGAAAAGGCAGGTTGCACATCCCCATGAGACTTTGAGATTTCACAATGAATGGAAAAAGAGGGTAAATGATTATCCCTCTTCCCATTCATACAAAAGGATTGGCACCCCTGGTCTGGTATCTATCATCAATCATCTTGAGGCATTTCCTTCCCGTTACTGGTATGATGGCAGCTTAGATGGATGGGAGGCTATAAGCGGCGAGACCCTCCATAGTGATTTTTCCGTAAAGCCCAAGGCATGTTATATGTGCCTACTTGCCTGCAGCAGGTATACAGAGGTGAGACAGGGAAGATATAAGGGATTAAGAATTGAAGGCCCTGAATATGAGACCATATTTGCCTTTGGTGGCCTATGCCTTATAAAGAACTTAGAGGATATAATATTTATTAATGACCTCTGCGATAGATTAGGCATTGACACCATAAGCGCAGGTAATCTATGCGCCTTTGCCATAGAGGCGTCAAAAAGAGGTAGGATAAAAGAAAGATTAGAATACGGGGACACAGAAAGGATTATAAAACTCCTTCAGGATATAGGGGCCTGTCAGGGGATAGGAGGAGTCCTTGCAAAAGGGATAGCCCATGCAGCAAAAGAATGGGATATGGAGGACATAGCCATCCATGTAAAAGGCATGGATCTCCCAGGATATGACCCGAGATATTTCAAAGGCATGGGGCTTGCCTATGCCACATCAGACAGGGGTGCCTGTCACCTACGCTCAACGTTTTTCAGGGCAGAGGCATCTGGCATGATCCCTCCTGATGCCGTAGAGGGAAAGGCAAGACTTTTTATAGATTTTGAAGACAGATTAAACCTCCATGACTGTCTTATTGTATGTAGGTTTTATAGAGACTTATATGGATGGGATGAGCTTTCAAGGATTATTCGCATAACTACAGGGATGGATTTAGATAAACAAGGACTCATGGAGATAGCCTCCCATGTGCAGGATGCCACAAGGCTTTTTAATATCAGAGAGGGTATGACAAGGAAGGATGATAGCCTGCCTAATAGATTCTTTAGGGAGTCAATAGGCTCAGGCAAGGCCATCATATCCCAAGAAGAGCTTGAATATATGAAGGATGACTATTATAGCCTTAGAGGCTGGGATAGTCAGGGCAAACCTTCTGGCACAATAGAATAA
- a CDS encoding radical SAM protein, with translation MYEQGVIRPPSEASSLLVRVTRNCPWNQCLFCPAYKGTKFSRRTVEEVKKDIDAMAEDYKGYKIRTAFLQDGDTLILKTEDVLEILRYLKERFPSIERITSYARAPTLRKRTVEELKQLKEEGLTRIHVGLESGSATILKMVKKGITPEDIVIGGRHVKEAGMELSEYIMPGIGGRTLSEENARETARLLNEIEPDFIRVRTFAMHPMSPMQKLVKEGIFVPMTDDEIVGEIRQLVSNLNDMHSYFSSNDFSLNLLMHVDGWLDEKKEYMLKELDAFLALTKRQKQAYSLIRRSSYINYPVNIVQDPNVMARIEPEIERIESQAEEAFDRYIWELMSYQLPQPQTDNWK, from the coding sequence ATGTATGAACAAGGTGTAATAAGGCCACCCAGCGAGGCATCAAGCCTTCTTGTGAGGGTTACGAGAAACTGTCCATGGAATCAGTGTCTATTCTGTCCTGCATACAAAGGGACAAAATTTTCCCGAAGGACCGTTGAGGAGGTTAAAAAGGATATAGATGCCATGGCAGAAGATTATAAAGGTTACAAGATAAGGACAGCCTTTCTTCAGGATGGCGATACATTGATTTTAAAGACAGAGGATGTCCTGGAGATCTTAAGATACCTCAAAGAAAGGTTTCCATCCATAGAAAGGATAACTTCCTACGCAAGGGCGCCTACGCTCCGGAAAAGGACTGTAGAAGAACTGAAACAGCTAAAAGAAGAAGGCCTTACAAGGATCCATGTAGGCCTTGAGAGCGGCTCCGCTACCATATTAAAGATGGTAAAAAAGGGTATAACCCCTGAAGATATTGTCATAGGTGGAAGGCATGTAAAGGAGGCAGGCATGGAACTATCTGAATATATCATGCCCGGTATTGGCGGCAGGACATTAAGTGAAGAAAATGCCCGAGAGACAGCAAGGCTCCTCAATGAGATAGAACCTGATTTTATAAGGGTGAGGACCTTTGCCATGCATCCTATGTCACCTATGCAAAAGTTGGTTAAGGAAGGGATATTTGTCCCTATGACTGACGATGAGATTGTAGGGGAGATAAGGCAACTTGTCTCAAACCTTAACGATATGCACAGCTACTTCTCAAGCAATGATTTTAGTCTAAACTTGCTTATGCATGTAGATGGCTGGCTGGATGAAAAAAAGGAATACATGCTCAAGGAACTTGATGCCTTTTTGGCATTAACAAAAAGACAGAAACAGGCATATTCACTTATAAGGCGCTCATCATATATAAACTACCCGGTGAATATTGTTCAAGATCCTAATGTCATGGCAAGGATAGAGCCTGAGATAGAAAGGATAGAAAGTCAGGCCGAAGAGGCATTTGATAGATATATCTGGGAACTCATGTCCTATCAATTGCCTCAGCCACAGACAGATAATTGGAAATAA
- a CDS encoding cupin domain-containing protein, translating to MIVRNFNDPEVLKTTYIAHFGAVARMVMTSHFLKSIEFLAYAIIPPGNTIEEHIDEVEEIYLIIKGGGMMQVGKDRQEVKELDAIWIPAGEPHSLQNTKEEETVVVVIAAYPR from the coding sequence ATGATAGTAAGGAATTTCAATGACCCGGAGGTATTAAAGACAACCTATATAGCCCATTTTGGTGCAGTGGCAAGGATGGTGATGACCAGTCATTTCTTAAAGAGCATAGAGTTCCTCGCCTATGCCATAATCCCACCAGGCAATACCATAGAAGAGCACATAGATGAGGTAGAGGAGATATATCTTATTATAAAAGGCGGTGGAATGATGCAGGTAGGTAAAGATAGGCAGGAGGTTAAGGAACTGGATGCCATATGGATCCCTGCCGGTGAACCCCATAGCCTTCAAAATACAAAAGAAGAAGAGACAGTGGTGGTTGTCATCGCTGCATATCCTCGATGA
- a CDS encoding CsgG/HfaB family protein: MKRFIIFLLTFMLFACSGAVVHKINFAKDFDKKKINRIAILNFNRASGVNVSSELLVDKFTAAFINTPYKLVERAELQKILQEAAFQHSDSGIIDESTKEQLRQLGADTILTGTLHTYSENKDSRGFVLNSEVYLTAKMIKVETGEVIWSGEILKQSKAKNVGEKPKYGIGGEQGAEPAGKLLDDVIKDMASSLREKKYLLL, translated from the coding sequence ATGAAAAGGTTTATAATATTTCTGCTCACCTTTATGCTCTTTGCATGTTCCGGAGCAGTTGTTCATAAGATAAACTTTGCAAAGGATTTTGATAAAAAGAAGATAAATAGGATAGCCATATTAAATTTCAATAGGGCATCAGGTGTTAATGTATCCAGTGAGCTCCTTGTGGATAAATTCACAGCGGCATTTATAAATACACCTTACAAACTGGTAGAGAGGGCAGAACTTCAAAAGATCCTCCAAGAAGCAGCATTTCAGCATTCCGATTCAGGAATAATAGATGAGAGCACAAAAGAGCAGCTAAGACAGCTTGGGGCAGACACCATACTTACAGGCACACTCCATACATACTCAGAAAATAAGGACTCGAGAGGCTTTGTTTTGAACTCGGAAGTATACCTTACTGCAAAGATGATAAAGGTAGAGACAGGTGAAGTCATTTGGTCAGGGGAGATATTGAAACAATCAAAGGCAAAGAATGTGGGTGAAAAACCAAAGTATGGAATAGGCGGAGAACAGGGGGCAGAGCCTGCCGGCAAATTGCTGGATGATGTCATAAAGGATATGGCTTCTAGTCTCAGGGAGAAGAAATACCTGTTACTTTAA
- the yedF gene encoding sulfurtransferase-like selenium metabolism protein YedF produces the protein MADIVDARGLACPQPVLLTKKALETKDSITVLVDNTTALENVKRFAQNSGCTVEVKEETGGFYRLDIVKDRGVHIKEPSPEEISCDINRTTGTDRPLVVMITSDKMGIGDDELGTVLMRSFIHTLTEMETQPDVMIFYNSAVKLTIEGSDVLHDLKKIEEKGIKILVCGTCLNFFNIKEKLRIGLVSNMYDITETLLKAKKIVKP, from the coding sequence ATGGCAGATATAGTAGATGCAAGGGGTCTTGCATGCCCACAGCCAGTATTGCTGACAAAAAAGGCACTGGAGACAAAAGACAGCATCACCGTCCTGGTGGACAATACCACAGCCCTTGAGAACGTAAAAAGATTCGCACAAAATTCAGGCTGCACTGTAGAGGTAAAAGAAGAAACAGGCGGTTTTTATAGATTGGATATTGTAAAGGATCGAGGGGTTCATATAAAAGAGCCTTCACCGGAAGAGATCTCATGTGACATAAATAGGACAACAGGAACAGATAGACCGTTGGTTGTTATGATTACCTCAGATAAGATGGGTATAGGAGACGATGAATTGGGCACTGTGCTCATGAGGTCTTTTATCCATACCCTTACAGAGATGGAAACACAGCCAGATGTTATGATATTCTATAATTCCGCTGTAAAACTCACCATAGAGGGTTCAGATGTGCTCCATGATCTAAAAAAGATAGAGGAAAAGGGCATAAAGATATTGGTATGCGGAACATGCCTTAACTTTTTTAATATAAAAGAAAAACTTAGGATAGGGTTAGTATCAAATATGTATGATATAACAGAAACCCTATTAAAGGCTAAAAAAATAGTAAAGCCATAA
- a CDS encoding glutamine synthetase family protein, producing the protein MTKEDVMRIVKDKDVKFIKLWFTDILGFAKSFSITVDELEGALNEGMGFDGSSIQGFARIDESDMLARPDPSTFTILPFRPAESAVVARMFCDIYEPDGTPYKGDPRYVLKRNLKIAKDMGFDFYVGPELEFFYFKSDKETEILDNGGYFDVTTLDEATDLRRDTILMLEQMGIKVEYSHHEVAPSQHEIDLRYAEALKMADSTITYRIVVKEVAKKYGVYATFMPKPIFGVNGSGMHVHQSLFQGDRNAFYDPKDKYYLSDIAKWYIAGLLKHAREITLLTSQWVNSYKRLVPGYEAPVYIAWARRNRSTLVRVPLYKPGKEKATRAEYRSPDPACNPYLAFSAMLRAGLEGIKNKYPLPDAIEEDVYDMSSEKRKELKIDSLPGSLYEAIECAENSELIRETLGDHVFEKLIENKKIEWDRFRTHVSKYEIDTYLPIL; encoded by the coding sequence ATGACAAAAGAAGATGTAATGAGGATTGTTAAGGATAAAGATGTAAAGTTTATAAAACTCTGGTTTACAGACATACTTGGTTTTGCAAAGAGTTTCAGCATCACCGTAGACGAACTGGAAGGCGCTTTAAATGAAGGGATGGGCTTTGACGGCTCTTCTATCCAGGGTTTTGCCAGAATAGATGAGAGCGATATGCTTGCAAGGCCTGACCCGTCAACCTTTACAATACTACCCTTCAGACCTGCGGAAAGCGCTGTGGTTGCCAGGATGTTCTGTGACATATATGAACCAGATGGAACACCATATAAAGGTGATCCTCGATATGTACTGAAAAGAAATCTGAAGATAGCCAAGGATATGGGGTTTGACTTTTATGTGGGGCCGGAGCTTGAATTTTTTTATTTTAAATCAGATAAAGAAACAGAGATACTGGATAATGGGGGCTATTTCGATGTTACTACCCTTGATGAGGCAACGGATTTAAGAAGAGACACTATCCTCATGTTGGAACAGATGGGCATCAAGGTAGAATATAGTCACCATGAGGTAGCGCCATCGCAACACGAGATAGATCTCAGATACGCCGAGGCCCTAAAGATGGCTGATAGCACCATTACTTACAGGATTGTAGTCAAAGAGGTGGCAAAGAAATACGGTGTCTATGCTACTTTTATGCCCAAGCCTATATTCGGTGTTAACGGCAGCGGTATGCACGTCCATCAGTCATTGTTTCAGGGTGATAGAAATGCATTCTATGACCCTAAAGATAAATACTATCTTTCTGATATTGCTAAATGGTATATAGCAGGTCTTTTAAAACATGCAAGGGAGATAACCCTTCTTACCAGTCAATGGGTGAATTCATATAAAAGGCTTGTCCCCGGCTATGAAGCACCTGTTTATATAGCTTGGGCAAGGAGAAACAGGTCAACCCTTGTAAGGGTTCCATTATATAAACCCGGTAAGGAAAAGGCAACAAGGGCAGAATATAGGAGTCCTGATCCGGCATGCAATCCTTATCTTGCCTTTTCAGCCATGCTTAGGGCAGGCCTTGAGGGCATAAAAAATAAATATCCACTCCCAGATGCCATAGAAGAGGATGTATATGATATGTCCAGTGAAAAGCGAAAGGAATTGAAAATTGATTCTCTGCCGGGCAGCCTTTATGAAGCCATAGAATGTGCAGAGAATAGTGAACTTATAAGAGAGACCCTGGGCGATCACGTATTTGAAAAGCTCATAGAGAATAAAAAGATAGAATGGGATAGGTTTAGAACCCATGTATCCAAATACGAGATAGATACCTATTTGCCAATACTATAG
- a CDS encoding aminotransferase class V-fold PLP-dependent enzyme, with protein sequence MDLIYFDNAATSWPKPDVMIKAMLDFNKNIGANPGRSGHRLSIEAARILFYVRESMASLINADEPDTIIFTRNATEGINIILHGLLKPGDHVITSSMEHNSVMRPLHALEAKGIGLTVVPCSPEGFIDPEDVSIAIRKNTKLIITTHASNVTGTILPVSDLAKIARKNEIVYCVDAAQTAGSLPIDVIKDQIDIMVFTGHKSLYGPQGTGGLYIRQGLETLIEPLEQGGTGSRSESEEHPDFMPDRFESGTPNTIGIAGLGAGVGFVLEKGVEQIRNKEVAITGLFLDGLSSIKGVKVYGGMDPYKRTAVVSFTMENIMPSEVSYILDKEYNIFSRPGLQCAPSAHRTIGSFPEGTVRFSFGIFTTGDEIKTAIHAIENIAHDGLKKSFGRR encoded by the coding sequence ATGGATTTGATTTATTTTGACAATGCTGCTACATCATGGCCAAAACCTGATGTTATGATAAAGGCCATGTTAGATTTTAATAAAAATATAGGTGCAAACCCTGGCAGGTCTGGCCATAGGCTCTCTATAGAGGCTGCCCGTATTTTATTCTATGTGAGAGAGTCCATGGCATCCCTTATAAATGCCGACGAACCTGATACTATCATATTTACAAGAAATGCCACAGAAGGTATAAATATTATACTCCACGGTCTTTTAAAGCCCGGAGACCATGTAATTACATCCAGCATGGAACACAATTCAGTTATGAGGCCGTTGCATGCTCTGGAGGCAAAAGGTATAGGGTTGACTGTTGTTCCATGCTCCCCTGAAGGTTTTATCGACCCAGAAGATGTATCTATAGCAATAAGAAAGAATACAAAACTTATCATCACCACCCATGCCTCCAATGTGACGGGCACTATTCTGCCCGTATCAGATTTAGCAAAGATAGCCAGAAAAAATGAGATCGTATATTGTGTGGATGCAGCCCAGACAGCAGGTAGCCTGCCCATAGATGTCATAAAAGACCAAATCGATATTATGGTCTTTACCGGACACAAATCCCTCTATGGGCCCCAGGGAACAGGTGGTCTATATATAAGGCAGGGGCTTGAGACCTTGATAGAACCCCTTGAGCAAGGAGGCACAGGCAGCCGTTCTGAGTCCGAGGAGCACCCTGATTTTATGCCTGATAGGTTTGAATCAGGAACACCCAATACCATTGGTATAGCAGGTCTCGGTGCAGGGGTAGGTTTTGTCCTTGAAAAAGGGGTAGAACAAATAAGAAATAAGGAAGTGGCCATAACAGGACTTTTTTTAGACGGCCTATCTTCTATAAAGGGCGTGAAGGTCTATGGTGGAATGGACCCATATAAACGGACAGCAGTGGTTTCGTTTACCATGGAGAATATCATGCCTTCTGAGGTTTCATACATCCTTGATAAAGAATATAATATATTTTCAAGGCCGGGGCTTCAGTGTGCGCCTTCAGCCCACAGGACTATAGGGAGTTTCCCAGAAGGCACTGTTCGTTTTAGCTTTGGCATCTTTACCACAGGGGATGAGATAAAGACAGCCATCCATGCCATAGAGAATATTGCCCATGATGGCTTAAAAAAATCATTTGGAAGGAGATAA
- a CDS encoding glycosyltransferase family 2 protein, translated as MPSVTPVISYSTGDIFAIQLQGLVKSHLVKEIIILSPKGIDPPAPKCRVVEAHSLKSGDILNRIISELSTDFFLLILDDRYSLIEPRALENMLNEATASNSGIVFSDFYIRGEKGLVHHPLCDYMKGSVRDDFDFGGMMLFSTSAVRDVMDKYGNIPDVKFAGLYDLRLKVSIDHPILHIKKPLYYVIYKDLDFNNHHFAYLDPKNRSVQIEMESIFTNYLRLINAYIPHWQLKNVKRCDSFPVEASVIIPVKNRVNTIGDAISSALSQKTDFSYNIIVVDNHSTDGTTKLLTELAKKYPSIKHIVPEKKDLGIGGCWNEAINSPYCGRYIAQLDSDDLYSSPEALSKMVNLLRDGKFAMVIGSYTVVDFHLREIPPGLIDHREWTDENGHNNALRINGLGAPRAFDNAIIKGIGFLNVSYGEDYAAALRICRVFKIGRIFEGIYLCRRWKGNTDANLPQEQINKNNEFKDSIRTGEILARQKINRDRMFKDGTGP; from the coding sequence TTGCCATCTGTCACCCCGGTGATTTCATATTCTACAGGCGATATCTTTGCCATACAATTACAAGGGCTTGTAAAATCCCATCTTGTAAAAGAGATAATTATTTTATCACCTAAGGGCATAGACCCACCAGCACCAAAATGTCGGGTTGTAGAGGCCCACTCATTAAAGTCTGGTGACATATTGAATAGAATAATATCTGAACTAAGCACAGATTTCTTTCTCCTCATATTGGATGACAGATATTCTCTTATAGAACCCAGGGCATTGGAGAACATGCTCAATGAAGCTACGGCCTCTAATTCAGGCATTGTTTTTTCAGATTTTTATATTCGAGGAGAAAAGGGTCTGGTTCACCACCCCCTTTGTGATTATATGAAAGGGAGCGTAAGGGATGATTTTGATTTTGGGGGGATGATGTTGTTCTCCACTTCAGCTGTAAGAGATGTCATGGATAAATATGGTAATATACCGGATGTAAAATTTGCAGGTTTATATGACCTGAGGTTAAAGGTTTCTATTGACCATCCCATTCTACATATAAAAAAACCCCTATATTATGTCATATACAAGGACTTAGATTTTAATAATCACCATTTTGCCTATTTAGACCCTAAAAATCGCTCTGTTCAAATAGAGATGGAGTCCATATTCACTAATTATTTAAGGCTTATCAATGCCTATATCCCTCATTGGCAGCTTAAAAATGTTAAAAGATGTGATAGTTTTCCTGTAGAGGCATCTGTTATCATACCTGTGAAAAATAGGGTAAATACAATAGGTGATGCGATTTCCAGCGCCCTATCCCAGAAAACAGATTTTTCTTATAACATCATTGTGGTGGATAATCACTCAACAGACGGGACAACGAAACTATTAACAGAGCTTGCTAAGAAATATCCTTCTATAAAGCATATAGTGCCAGAGAAAAAAGACCTTGGTATTGGCGGTTGCTGGAATGAAGCGATTAATTCCCCATATTGCGGAAGATATATAGCTCAGCTTGACTCAGATGACCTATATAGTAGCCCTGAGGCACTGAGCAAGATGGTGAATCTGCTAAGAGATGGTAAATTTGCCATGGTAATAGGCTCTTATACTGTAGTTGATTTTCATCTAAGAGAAATCCCCCCTGGGCTAATAGACCACAGGGAGTGGACTGATGAAAACGGACATAACAATGCCTTGAGGATAAATGGGCTTGGTGCACCAAGGGCATTTGATAATGCTATTATAAAAGGCATTGGATTTCTTAATGTGAGTTATGGCGAGGATTATGCGGCAGCCTTGAGGATATGTCGTGTGTTTAAGATTGGAAGGATATTCGAGGGCATTTATCTATGTAGAAGGTGGAAGGGTAATACAGATGCGAACCTGCCACAAGAACAGATAAACAAAAATAATGAATTTAAGGATAGTATTCGCACCGGGGAGATCCTGGCAAGACAAAAGATAAATAGAGATAGAATGTTTAAAGATGGTACTGGGCCTTGA
- a CDS encoding TrkA family potassium uptake protein, with product MPRVIVIGLGIFGYNIVKNLFEAGIDVIAIDNNKDAVQQARDCSSKAILGDGTDKNLFEAIGIKEDDIVIVSFGEDLAASTLTTLHLKQMKVKNIIVKAPNEEHKLVLEKVGATEVIIPEKEMAAKVSKSIVAPNLIDYIPISEEFMICEVAPLDNFIGKSLREVRMRSNYGVDVIAIKDTLTDKVYMVNPDYRMKDSDVLVVIGKTQNIDRLK from the coding sequence ATGCCAAGGGTTATTGTGATAGGATTGGGTATATTCGGTTACAATATTGTGAAAAATCTGTTTGAAGCAGGTATAGATGTTATTGCCATAGATAATAATAAGGATGCGGTGCAGCAGGCAAGGGATTGTTCTTCAAAGGCAATCCTTGGTGATGGCACTGACAAAAACCTTTTTGAAGCCATAGGTATTAAAGAAGATGATATTGTCATAGTATCCTTTGGAGAGGATCTTGCTGCAAGCACCCTGACTACCCTTCATCTAAAACAGATGAAGGTAAAAAACATAATTGTTAAGGCACCTAATGAAGAACATAAACTTGTCCTGGAAAAGGTAGGTGCTACAGAGGTCATCATCCCTGAGAAAGAGATGGCTGCAAAGGTATCAAAAAGTATTGTTGCCCCTAATCTCATAGATTACATCCCTATCTCAGAAGAGTTTATGATATGCGAAGTTGCGCCTTTAGACAATTTCATTGGCAAGTCACTGAGGGAAGTCCGCATGAGAAGCAATTATGGTGTAGATGTCATTGCCATAAAGGATACCTTAACCGATAAAGTATATATGGTAAACCCTGATTATCGCATGAAGGACAGCGATGTCCTCGTTGTCATAGGAAAGACACAAAATATTGATAGATTAAAATGA
- a CDS encoding DUF4922 domain-containing protein encodes MVLGLDNKIYTRFEGTGLDDILKRLLYEQLESWQLLKQSYDALSGVKIREIYHNDFYLRVQHNPGRKTSALADTRQAAIERRPCFLCIQNLPEHQKGILYKEYLILCNPAPVFYHHLTINSIKHKPQRIDTNIDSLLQLAIDLGQNWLILYNGPECGASAPDHLHFQAIPNGNTPLEQYLRIRKGLKHIKDISGVSVYSMENMGREIIILEGFNVEYIGYVFQSIFNRLRLAFKTSGEPMMNIVCFKQDKTLTLCVFPRKKHRPDVFFKEGENRVVISPGAIEMTGVIVTPMEKDFLSLDGHTLESIYKEVSVNKIFWEHLLDL; translated from the coding sequence ATGGTACTGGGCCTTGATAATAAAATATATACCCGTTTTGAAGGCACAGGGCTTGATGACATCTTAAAGAGGCTTCTTTATGAACAGTTAGAGTCCTGGCAGCTTTTAAAGCAGAGTTATGATGCACTTTCTGGTGTAAAGATAAGAGAGATCTACCATAATGATTTTTACTTGAGGGTTCAGCACAATCCAGGCAGAAAAACAAGTGCTTTAGCTGATACAAGGCAGGCGGCAATAGAGAGGCGTCCCTGTTTTTTATGTATCCAAAATCTCCCTGAACATCAAAAAGGTATCCTCTATAAAGAATATCTTATACTATGCAATCCTGCACCTGTTTTCTACCACCATCTTACCATCAATTCCATTAAACACAAACCTCAACGCATTGATACAAACATAGATAGCCTTCTTCAGCTTGCAATAGATTTAGGCCAAAACTGGCTTATACTGTATAATGGACCTGAATGTGGCGCCTCAGCCCCTGACCATCTGCATTTTCAGGCTATTCCCAATGGAAACACACCCCTTGAGCAATACTTAAGAATCAGAAAAGGATTGAAACACATAAAGGACATTTCAGGTGTATCTGTCTACTCCATGGAGAACATGGGAAGGGAGATTATAATCCTTGAAGGTTTTAATGTAGAATACATTGGATATGTATTTCAGAGTATTTTCAATAGGTTGAGGCTGGCATTCAAGACATCTGGCGAACCCATGATGAATATTGTCTGTTTTAAGCAGGATAAAACGTTGACCCTCTGTGTCTTCCCCAGGAAAAAACACAGGCCTGATGTTTTTTTCAAAGAAGGTGAAAACAGGGTTGTGATTAGCCCAGGCGCCATTGAAATGACAGGTGTGATTGTTACACCCATGGAAAAAGACTTTTTAAGCCTTGATGGCCACACATTAGAATCTATATATAAAGAGGTTTCTGTAAATAAGATCTTTTGGGAGCATTTATTGGACCTTTGA